From a region of the Corallococcus coralloides DSM 2259 genome:
- a CDS encoding RNA polymerase sigma factor — MSKAQAAVHAVWRIESARLIAGLARMVRDVGQAEELAQDALVVALEKWPVSGVPENPGAWLMATAKRRAIDEMRRHKLLARKHEELGHGLEEAEVPDLDAALDDDVGDDLLRLIFTSCHPVLSPEARVALTLRLLGGLTTDEIARAFLVPEPTVAQRIVRAKRTLAEKGVPFEVPHGEALAARLASVLEVVYLIFNEGYSATAGDGWMRPELCQDALRLGRILAELAPGEPEVHGLVALMEIQASRSRARVGPSGEPVLLLEQNRALWDQLLIRRGLAALERSEKAGPAGPYTLQAAIAACHARARTPEETDWPRIAALYGVLARLTPSPVVELNRAVALSMAFGPAVGLELVDQLVAEPSLKHYHLLPSVRGDLLQKLGRLKEAKAEFERAASLTRNAKEQALLRARAAACSGEKRS; from the coding sequence ATGTCCAAGGCGCAGGCCGCGGTGCACGCGGTGTGGAGAATCGAGTCCGCCCGGCTCATTGCCGGGCTTGCGCGCATGGTGCGCGACGTGGGGCAGGCGGAGGAGCTGGCGCAGGACGCGCTGGTCGTGGCGTTGGAGAAATGGCCGGTGTCGGGCGTGCCGGAGAACCCGGGTGCGTGGCTCATGGCCACCGCGAAGCGCCGCGCCATCGACGAGATGCGCCGTCACAAGCTGCTCGCGCGTAAGCACGAGGAGCTGGGGCACGGGCTGGAGGAGGCGGAGGTGCCAGACCTGGACGCGGCCCTGGACGACGACGTCGGCGACGACCTGTTGCGCCTCATCTTCACGTCCTGCCATCCGGTGCTGTCCCCGGAGGCGCGGGTGGCGCTCACGCTGCGGCTGTTGGGCGGCCTGACGACGGATGAAATCGCCCGCGCGTTCCTGGTGCCGGAGCCCACGGTGGCCCAGCGCATCGTGCGGGCCAAGCGCACGCTGGCGGAGAAGGGGGTCCCCTTCGAGGTCCCCCACGGCGAGGCGCTGGCGGCGCGGCTCGCGTCGGTGCTGGAGGTCGTCTACCTCATCTTCAACGAGGGCTATTCCGCGACCGCGGGCGATGGCTGGATGCGGCCGGAGCTCTGCCAGGACGCGCTGCGCCTGGGCCGCATCCTCGCGGAGCTGGCGCCGGGCGAGCCGGAGGTGCACGGGCTGGTGGCGCTGATGGAGATTCAGGCGTCACGGTCCCGGGCGCGGGTGGGGCCCTCGGGTGAGCCCGTGCTGCTCCTGGAGCAGAACCGCGCGCTGTGGGATCAGCTCCTCATCCGCCGTGGGCTCGCGGCGCTGGAGCGTTCCGAGAAGGCCGGGCCAGCGGGGCCGTACACGCTGCAGGCCGCCATCGCCGCGTGTCATGCTCGGGCGCGCACGCCGGAGGAGACGGACTGGCCGCGTATAGCGGCGCTCTACGGGGTGCTCGCGCGGCTCACACCATCACCCGTGGTGGAGCTGAACCGCGCCGTCGCCCTGTCGATGGCGTTTGGTCCCGCCGTGGGGCTGGAGCTGGTGGATCAGCTCGTGGCCGAGCCGTCGCTCAAGCACTACCACCTGCTGCCGAGCGTGCGCGGCGACCTGCTCCAGAAGCTGGGGCGGCTGAAGGAGGCCAAGGCGGAGTTCGAGCGGGCGGCGTCGCTCACGCGCAACGCGAAGGAGCAGGCGCTGCTGCGCGCGCGTGCCGCTGCCTGCTCGGGCGAGAAGCGGTCGTAG
- the fusA gene encoding elongation factor G — translation MSRTTRIERYRNIGIMAHIDAGKTTLTERVLFFTGRIHSTGEVHTGSTEMDWMEQEKKRGITITSAATTAFWQPRHGREAGVPHRINILDTPGHVDFTIEVERSLRVLDGAVAVFDASQGVEPQSETVWRQADRYGVPRIAFINKMDKVGADFALSVQSMVDRLGVRPVAVQWPVGDGADFQGLVDLVRMRLVRFQGDDGGFDDGAPVPPELMEAVLPYRMRLIEVCADLDAGVMEKFVDGRVEDITAEELERALRSGTLARTLVPVLCGSAFKKKGVQMLLDAVVSYLPSPADVASVEGFAPVTGERVSRPVSDSGPPTALAFKLMSDKAVGGIVFLRVYSGTLRAGTVLLNPVTGRKERVGRLMFMHANRREEVAEVHAGDLCAALGLKGVRTGDTLCDPEAPVVLEALNVMEPVVQLAVEARSPAELPKLEEGLQRLAAEDPSLRLGVDPESGQVLLSGMGELHLEVVVDRLRTEFGVEARVGQPKVAYRDTLRSAVRQEYRHVRQSGGPGQYARVVLDVGPAPRGAGLVFVDATKGGSIPRELVPAIEKGVAGAMAKGMREGVPLVDVEVRLVDGDTHVKDSTPQAFMVAGSLALQEAARRVGVQGLEPVMEVEVVTPEEFLGDVLGDLASRRGRVLGMEAKGAARCVSARVPMARLFGYVTALRGRTQGRAVASMRLGTYEPVPESAAGLAAEARA, via the coding sequence ATGTCTCGCACCACGCGCATCGAGCGGTATCGCAACATCGGCATCATGGCCCACATCGACGCGGGCAAGACGACGCTCACCGAGCGCGTCCTCTTCTTCACCGGCCGCATCCACTCCACGGGAGAGGTGCACACGGGCTCCACGGAGATGGACTGGATGGAGCAGGAGAAGAAGCGCGGCATCACCATCACCTCCGCGGCGACGACGGCCTTCTGGCAGCCCCGGCACGGGCGGGAGGCAGGCGTGCCCCACCGCATCAACATCCTGGACACGCCGGGCCACGTGGACTTCACCATCGAGGTGGAGCGCTCGCTGCGCGTGCTGGACGGCGCGGTGGCGGTGTTCGACGCCAGCCAGGGCGTGGAGCCGCAGTCGGAGACGGTGTGGCGTCAGGCGGACCGCTACGGCGTGCCGCGCATCGCGTTCATCAACAAGATGGACAAGGTGGGCGCGGACTTCGCCCTGAGCGTGCAGTCCATGGTGGACCGGCTGGGCGTGCGCCCGGTGGCCGTGCAGTGGCCCGTGGGCGACGGCGCGGACTTCCAGGGGCTCGTGGACCTGGTGCGCATGCGGCTGGTGCGCTTCCAGGGCGACGACGGCGGCTTTGACGACGGCGCGCCCGTGCCCCCGGAGCTGATGGAGGCGGTGCTGCCGTACCGCATGCGCCTCATTGAAGTGTGCGCGGACCTGGACGCGGGCGTGATGGAGAAGTTCGTGGACGGGCGGGTGGAGGACATCACCGCGGAGGAGCTGGAGCGCGCGCTGCGCTCGGGCACGCTCGCGCGGACACTGGTGCCGGTGCTGTGCGGGTCGGCCTTCAAGAAGAAGGGAGTGCAGATGCTCTTGGATGCGGTCGTCAGCTACCTGCCGTCACCCGCGGACGTGGCCTCGGTGGAGGGCTTTGCGCCCGTCACCGGCGAGCGCGTCAGCCGTCCCGTGTCGGACTCGGGGCCGCCCACCGCGCTGGCGTTCAAGCTGATGAGCGACAAGGCCGTGGGGGGCATCGTGTTCCTGCGGGTGTACTCGGGCACGCTGCGCGCGGGCACCGTCCTGCTCAACCCCGTCACCGGACGGAAGGAGCGGGTGGGGCGCCTGATGTTCATGCACGCCAACCGCCGCGAGGAGGTGGCGGAGGTGCACGCGGGCGACCTGTGCGCGGCGCTGGGGCTCAAGGGCGTCCGCACGGGCGACACGCTGTGTGACCCGGAGGCGCCGGTGGTGCTGGAGGCGTTGAACGTGATGGAGCCCGTGGTGCAGCTCGCCGTGGAGGCGCGCTCCCCCGCGGAGTTGCCGAAGCTGGAAGAGGGCCTGCAACGGCTGGCGGCGGAGGACCCGTCGCTGCGCCTGGGCGTGGATCCGGAGAGCGGCCAGGTGCTGCTGTCCGGCATGGGTGAGCTGCACCTGGAGGTGGTCGTGGACCGGTTGCGGACGGAGTTCGGCGTGGAGGCGCGCGTGGGACAGCCGAAGGTGGCGTACCGCGACACGCTCCGGAGCGCGGTGCGCCAGGAGTACCGCCACGTCCGCCAGTCCGGCGGGCCCGGACAGTACGCGCGCGTGGTGCTGGACGTGGGGCCGGCGCCGCGAGGGGCGGGGCTCGTCTTCGTGGACGCCACGAAGGGCGGCTCCATCCCTCGCGAGCTGGTGCCCGCCATCGAGAAGGGCGTGGCCGGCGCCATGGCGAAGGGCATGCGGGAGGGCGTGCCGCTGGTGGACGTGGAGGTGCGGTTGGTGGATGGGGACACGCACGTGAAGGACAGCACGCCGCAGGCCTTCATGGTGGCGGGCTCCCTGGCGCTCCAGGAGGCCGCGCGGCGCGTGGGCGTGCAGGGGCTGGAGCCGGTGATGGAGGTGGAGGTGGTGACGCCGGAGGAGTTCCTGGGCGACGTGCTGGGCGACCTGGCGTCGCGGCGGGGACGGGTGCTGGGGATGGAGGCGAAGGGGGCGGCGCGGTGCGTGTCCGCGCGGGTGCCCATGGCGCGCCTGTTCGGCTACGTGACGGCGCTGCGCGGCCGCACGCAGGGACGCGCCGTGGCGAGCATGCGCCTGGGGACGTACGAGCCGGTGCCGGAGTCGGCCGCTGGCCTGGCGGCCGAGGCGCGGGCGTGA
- a CDS encoding prephenate dehydrogenase/arogenate dehydrogenase family protein has protein sequence MSHVALVGYGRFGRALGTLLEAVGVEHRALDPVADIPEPLRAHSVGELLEGAELVVVAVPVPQMRDVLRSLRAHLRPEHLVLDVGSVKVKPVEALMEVLGAQVPWVGTHPLFGPLSLAMAERPMRVVLCPNPLHPEAAPRARRFYEGLGCEVIEQTPEGHDQVMARTHALTFFVAKGMVDSGAAADVPFAPASFKALSRTIETVRADAGHLFNAIQQENPFATQARGQLLAALQDIHRDLEAAPPATQAPETSGVAVPGLEPEAPSPREPREHIDALDRELVELLARRQELARRQRRAQEAGNEPARTETLLAVRRAWARELGVDAQEVEAVFRVVLGSSLR, from the coding sequence ATGTCGCATGTCGCACTCGTGGGCTACGGACGGTTTGGACGCGCGCTGGGAACGCTGCTGGAGGCGGTGGGCGTGGAGCACCGCGCCCTGGACCCGGTGGCGGACATCCCGGAGCCGCTCCGCGCACACTCGGTGGGGGAGCTGCTGGAAGGGGCGGAGCTGGTGGTGGTGGCGGTGCCGGTGCCCCAGATGCGGGACGTGCTGCGTTCCCTGCGGGCCCACCTGAGGCCAGAGCACCTGGTGCTGGACGTGGGCAGCGTGAAGGTGAAGCCCGTGGAGGCGCTGATGGAGGTGCTGGGCGCGCAGGTGCCCTGGGTGGGGACCCATCCCCTCTTCGGCCCCTTGAGCCTGGCCATGGCCGAGCGCCCCATGCGCGTCGTGCTCTGCCCCAACCCGCTGCATCCAGAAGCGGCCCCGCGCGCCCGGCGCTTCTACGAGGGGCTGGGCTGCGAGGTGATTGAGCAGACGCCAGAAGGCCATGACCAGGTGATGGCGCGCACGCATGCGCTCACCTTCTTCGTGGCCAAGGGGATGGTGGACTCCGGCGCGGCGGCGGACGTGCCCTTCGCGCCGGCCAGCTTCAAGGCGCTGTCGCGCACCATCGAGACGGTGCGCGCGGACGCGGGCCACCTCTTCAACGCCATCCAGCAGGAGAACCCCTTCGCCACGCAGGCGCGAGGGCAACTGCTCGCGGCGCTCCAGGACATCCACCGCGACCTGGAGGCGGCGCCCCCGGCGACGCAGGCGCCGGAAACCTCGGGCGTCGCCGTGCCGGGCCTGGAACCCGAGGCGCCATCGCCCCGTGAGCCGCGCGAGCACATCGATGCGCTCGACCGGGAGCTGGTGGAGCTGCTCGCCCGCCGCCAGGAACTGGCCCGCCGCCAGCGCCGTGCCCAGGAGGCCGGGAACGAGCCCGCTCGCACGGAGACGCTGCTCGCCGTGCGCCGGGCGTGGGCCCGGGAGCTGGGCGTGGACGCGCAGGAGGTGGAGGCCGTCTTCCGCGTCGTGCTGGGCAGCAGCCTGCGATGA
- a CDS encoding alpha/beta hydrolase family protein, which translates to MGITLDRRSLIQASLGLTGGLALLRGAPSAAAGRPSSTASSTEEPRPWWELGLMADPIMESQLLHFLAGTYSAQSDISEVLDTATRIVAGDDWSWPNEWVSTADRIRAMGDVSLSRRHSISAGNAYLRAANYYRAALIHHPEPTHPSVVATGRKAVDAYNKALHLLKIPGTPVRIPYEGTTLPGYFFRAPSARSIAPLLIFQQGRDAWPEESKYVIDAALARGYHCLIVHAPGQGMAIREQGLPFRHDWENVIRPVVDFALCIAGVDSRRIALLGWSMGGALVPRAAAFERRIKILIPNPGVLNWGESSFEQFNMYFPEVMPLLDSDPQAFDAAMAQLMEQVFLYRWYMKDSMSKHGVSTPSALLFELRRFNNEPIVHRIRCRTLVMDGTAEAFSQGQARLLFDALECPKDYMLFTTQDTGLLHCQEGAQAVANHRMFDWLDEYL; encoded by the coding sequence ATGGGCATCACACTGGACCGTCGCTCCCTCATCCAAGCCAGCCTGGGGCTGACCGGAGGGCTCGCGCTCCTCCGGGGCGCTCCCTCGGCGGCGGCTGGACGTCCTTCCTCGACCGCCTCATCCACCGAGGAGCCCCGGCCCTGGTGGGAGCTGGGCTTGATGGCGGACCCCATCATGGAGAGCCAGTTGCTGCACTTCCTGGCCGGGACCTACAGCGCGCAGTCGGACATCAGCGAGGTGCTGGACACCGCGACCCGCATCGTCGCGGGAGATGACTGGAGCTGGCCCAATGAGTGGGTCAGCACCGCCGACCGCATCCGCGCCATGGGCGACGTGAGCCTGTCCCGCCGCCATTCCATCAGCGCGGGCAATGCCTACCTGCGCGCCGCCAACTACTACCGCGCCGCGCTCATCCACCACCCCGAGCCCACCCACCCAAGCGTGGTCGCCACCGGGCGCAAGGCGGTGGACGCGTACAACAAGGCGCTCCACCTGCTGAAGATACCGGGCACACCCGTGCGCATCCCGTACGAGGGCACCACGCTGCCCGGCTACTTCTTCCGCGCGCCGAGCGCCCGGAGCATCGCGCCGCTGCTCATCTTCCAGCAGGGCCGCGACGCGTGGCCGGAAGAGTCCAAGTACGTCATCGACGCGGCGCTCGCGCGGGGCTACCACTGCCTCATCGTGCACGCGCCCGGCCAGGGCATGGCCATCCGCGAGCAGGGGCTGCCCTTCCGCCATGACTGGGAGAATGTCATCCGCCCGGTGGTGGACTTCGCCCTGTGCATCGCGGGCGTGGACTCGCGGCGCATCGCGCTGCTGGGCTGGAGCATGGGCGGGGCGCTGGTGCCGCGCGCCGCCGCGTTCGAGCGGCGCATCAAGATCCTCATCCCAAACCCCGGCGTCCTCAACTGGGGCGAGTCCTCCTTCGAGCAGTTCAACATGTACTTCCCGGAGGTGATGCCGCTCCTGGACAGCGACCCCCAGGCCTTCGACGCGGCCATGGCCCAGCTGATGGAGCAGGTGTTCCTCTATCGCTGGTACATGAAGGACTCGATGTCCAAGCACGGCGTGAGCACGCCGTCGGCCCTGCTCTTCGAGCTGCGCCGGTTCAACAACGAGCCCATCGTCCACCGCATCCGCTGCCGCACGCTGGTGATGGACGGCACCGCCGAGGCGTTCTCCCAGGGCCAGGCCCGCCTGCTCTTCGACGCGCTGGAGTGCCCGAAGGACTACATGCTCTTCACCACCCAGGACACGGGCCTGCTGCACTGCCAGGAGGGCGCGCAGGCCGTGGCCAATCACCGCATGTTCGACTGGCTGGACGAGTACCTCTGA
- a CDS encoding class I SAM-dependent methyltransferase: MQVDFGRTSQDYARHRAGFPDAFFERLLREGIFQPGQRVLDLGAGTGTLARGLAKRGGDVTALDLSASMLDSARTLASDEGLSIDFRVAPAERTGLPSESFGLVTAGTCWHWFDRAAAAREAFRVLAPGGRLVIAHFDWLPLPGNVVQVVHTLIDSFNPSQVAPYVEFGHDAGIYPRWFQDVATAGFSGLESFSFDTVVHYSYEAWMGRVRASAKVGPVLSEEEAARFDVAHAKLLAERFPQTPFAVPHRVFALVATR; encoded by the coding sequence ATGCAGGTGGACTTTGGCCGCACGTCGCAGGACTACGCCCGGCACCGCGCCGGCTTTCCGGATGCCTTCTTCGAGCGGCTCCTCCGTGAAGGCATCTTTCAGCCAGGCCAGCGCGTGCTCGACCTGGGCGCGGGCACGGGCACGCTCGCGCGGGGACTGGCGAAGCGCGGAGGGGACGTCACGGCGTTGGACCTCTCTGCGTCCATGTTGGATTCGGCCCGCACGCTCGCGAGCGACGAGGGGCTGTCCATCGACTTCCGCGTGGCTCCGGCGGAGCGGACCGGCCTGCCGTCGGAGTCCTTCGGGCTCGTCACCGCCGGCACGTGCTGGCATTGGTTCGACCGTGCCGCCGCGGCCCGCGAGGCCTTCCGGGTGCTGGCGCCGGGAGGACGGCTGGTCATCGCGCACTTCGACTGGCTGCCTTTGCCGGGCAATGTCGTGCAGGTCGTCCACACCCTCATCGACTCCTTCAATCCCTCGCAGGTCGCGCCCTATGTCGAGTTCGGGCACGACGCCGGCATCTACCCACGCTGGTTCCAGGACGTCGCCACCGCGGGCTTCAGCGGCCTGGAGTCCTTCTCCTTCGACACCGTCGTCCACTACTCCTACGAGGCGTGGATGGGGCGGGTGCGCGCCAGCGCCAAGGTGGGCCCGGTGCTCTCCGAGGAGGAGGCCGCCCGCTTCGACGTCGCGCACGCGAAGCTCCTCGCGGAGCGGTTCCCCCAGACGCCGTTCGCCGTGCCGCACCGCGTGTTCGCGCTGGTGGCCACGCGGTGA
- a CDS encoding citrate/2-methylcitrate synthase, producing MSASEAAALLGVKLATLYTYVSRGLVRCVPVQGTKENRYARADLERLKVRHDARAGHAAVAAGALRWGEPVIDSAVSRVEAKGLAYRGSHSAVELATKGRAFEDVAELLWSGALPKHRDTTWPAPRAPFPPAALAALLPQGTPPAKVLATLVSLLGARDAVRFAAPPDPELVRARGLLRHLAAWVCAARAPERVAPALRERTVADSLAHAWDARSAHAAASLNQALVLCADHELNVSTFAARVTASSGADLYACVGAAMAALSGAKHGGACDRVEVLLTEVGRPERAKEVVDTYVRRGESVPGFGHRLYPQGDPRTPPLILAARELRPDAKAVRVGSALVEVMRDAGHPAPSMEVGLVMLAEALGLPKGAAATVFAVGRSAGWVAHVLEQREQGHLLRPRARYVGPSSPATD from the coding sequence GTGTCGGCGAGCGAGGCGGCGGCGCTGCTCGGCGTGAAGCTCGCGACGCTCTACACCTACGTGAGCCGGGGACTGGTGCGGTGCGTGCCGGTGCAGGGAACGAAGGAGAACCGCTACGCACGCGCGGACCTGGAGCGGCTGAAGGTCCGCCACGACGCGAGGGCGGGACACGCGGCGGTGGCGGCGGGAGCGCTGCGCTGGGGCGAGCCCGTCATCGACTCCGCCGTGTCGCGCGTGGAGGCCAAGGGCCTGGCGTACCGGGGAAGCCACTCCGCGGTGGAGCTGGCCACGAAAGGGCGCGCCTTCGAGGACGTGGCGGAGCTGCTCTGGTCCGGCGCGCTGCCGAAACACCGGGACACGACGTGGCCCGCGCCGCGAGCGCCCTTCCCTCCTGCCGCGCTGGCGGCGCTCCTGCCCCAGGGCACGCCTCCCGCGAAGGTGCTGGCGACGCTGGTGTCCCTGCTGGGCGCACGGGACGCGGTGCGCTTCGCGGCGCCACCGGACCCGGAGCTCGTGCGGGCCCGGGGCCTGTTGCGTCACCTGGCGGCGTGGGTGTGCGCGGCCCGGGCGCCAGAGCGCGTGGCCCCCGCCCTGAGGGAACGGACGGTGGCGGACTCGCTGGCGCACGCGTGGGACGCCCGCTCAGCGCACGCCGCGGCGTCGTTGAACCAGGCGCTGGTGCTCTGCGCGGACCATGAGCTGAACGTGTCGACGTTCGCCGCCCGGGTGACGGCCTCGTCCGGCGCGGACCTGTACGCGTGCGTGGGCGCGGCGATGGCGGCGCTCTCCGGAGCGAAGCACGGGGGCGCGTGCGACCGCGTGGAGGTGCTCCTCACGGAGGTGGGCCGTCCGGAGCGGGCGAAGGAGGTGGTGGACACGTACGTCCGCAGGGGCGAATCGGTGCCGGGCTTCGGCCACCGGCTGTATCCCCAGGGAGACCCGCGCACGCCCCCGCTCATCCTGGCCGCGCGGGAGCTGCGCCCGGATGCGAAGGCGGTGCGCGTGGGCTCCGCGCTGGTGGAGGTGATGCGCGACGCGGGACATCCCGCGCCTTCGATGGAGGTGGGGCTGGTGATGCTGGCGGAGGCGCTGGGGCTGCCGAAGGGCGCCGCCGCGACGGTGTTCGCGGTGGGGCGCTCGGCGGGCTGGGTGGCGCACGTGCTGGAGCAGCGGGAGCAGGGACACCTGCTGCGCCCCAGGGCTCGCTACGTCGGCCCCTCTTCACCAGCGACAGATTGA
- a CDS encoding PQQ-dependent sugar dehydrogenase, whose protein sequence is MRTPLMASLLFLMMSAPARAAVPAGFVETSYSSSSLTPATGMAWAPDGSGRLFVTLKNGVVRTVAMKDGVLETQPGTSTLVTRVFATEPAVHTNSECGLIGIAFDPNYLVNRYVYFFVTVSASEQRIVRYTDSNGMGIARTEVVTRLPTAGNNHDGGGLGFGPDGKLYWAIGDLGNGTGVDADLTSLAAKVGRANLDGTPVNDNPFNDGVGPNNEYIWARGLRNPFTFTFQPTTGLLWVNDVGDGYEQVLVVNRRSHAGYNDYENNQPVGNDYITPVIKYRTNSFDSRNVTATGAVRSGGVTTFTTATPHGFRKGEKLTLEGVGDTSFNGEFYVASANNAPTTTTFTVAQPGLPDAASGGGSATTQALGGSITGGVFYDATLFPPEYRGNYFFGDYNSAQVTRATLAADNSVATVDEWGTGFASNVDMSVGPDGALYALGYTNGVVRRVTPTATGQKLVVSGLNLRLMEGGRAAFTVRLARAPTAPVTVSVARALGGSEDLRLSGGGTLTFSPANWSTPQVVVLEAMEDADAEADVATFTVASEGLTAESVVATTIDTNSTRLVLSTTRLSVPEGGTATFDVSLSLRPSSTVTVTVANTQGDPDLTVASASTLSFTTSNWSTPQTVTLRASQDADNVDGTATITLAMPGLDARTLEAVEADDEPLQPTITSTPVTTAIAGSNYRYDVEAVGRPQPTYSLEGTVPQGMSIDATTGLITWTPSVAGTVDVRVRAANGVSPDAEQTFTLTTKADEPPRAILIRPTQGERVSGATAEFFGECEDDVGCTGAGFYVDGTQVYTDVNADNRFYFGGAPALWDTTGLSPGPHTLRFVVVDTQGATAEATVTVCVGDGSCEAGGPDAGTDAGTENPDAGTENPDAGTENPDAGTVNPLPEDDSGCGCGAAPVAPLAWMALVALATRRKRSRAS, encoded by the coding sequence ATGCGTACTCCCCTCATGGCCTCACTGCTGTTCCTGATGATGTCCGCGCCAGCGCGGGCCGCCGTGCCGGCTGGCTTCGTCGAAACGAGCTATTCGTCCAGCAGCCTGACGCCGGCCACGGGCATGGCGTGGGCGCCGGATGGTTCCGGGCGCCTGTTCGTCACGCTGAAGAACGGCGTCGTGCGGACGGTGGCCATGAAGGACGGCGTGCTGGAGACGCAGCCCGGCACCTCCACGCTGGTGACGCGCGTGTTCGCCACGGAGCCCGCGGTCCACACCAACAGCGAGTGTGGCCTCATCGGCATCGCGTTCGACCCGAACTACCTGGTCAACCGGTACGTCTACTTCTTCGTCACCGTCTCCGCCTCCGAGCAGCGCATCGTGCGCTACACGGACTCCAACGGCATGGGCATCGCGCGCACGGAGGTCGTCACGCGGCTGCCCACGGCGGGCAACAACCACGACGGCGGCGGACTGGGCTTCGGGCCGGACGGGAAGCTCTACTGGGCCATTGGCGACCTGGGCAACGGCACCGGCGTGGACGCGGACCTGACGTCGCTGGCGGCCAAGGTGGGCCGCGCCAACCTGGACGGCACGCCCGTCAATGACAACCCGTTCAACGACGGCGTGGGCCCCAACAACGAATACATCTGGGCGCGCGGCCTGCGAAACCCGTTCACCTTCACGTTCCAGCCCACCACCGGACTCCTGTGGGTCAACGACGTGGGCGATGGCTACGAGCAGGTCCTCGTCGTGAACCGGCGCAGCCACGCCGGCTACAACGACTACGAAAACAACCAGCCCGTGGGGAACGACTACATCACCCCCGTCATCAAGTACCGCACCAACTCGTTTGACTCGCGCAACGTCACCGCCACGGGCGCGGTGCGCAGCGGGGGCGTCACCACCTTCACCACCGCCACGCCGCACGGCTTCCGCAAGGGCGAGAAGCTCACGCTCGAAGGCGTGGGCGACACGAGCTTCAACGGCGAGTTCTACGTCGCCAGCGCCAACAACGCGCCCACCACCACCACCTTCACCGTGGCCCAGCCGGGCCTGCCGGACGCCGCCAGTGGCGGGGGCTCCGCGACGACGCAGGCGCTGGGCGGCTCCATCACCGGCGGCGTCTTCTACGACGCCACCCTCTTCCCGCCGGAGTACCGCGGCAACTACTTCTTCGGCGACTACAACAGCGCCCAGGTGACGCGCGCCACGCTGGCCGCGGACAACTCGGTGGCGACGGTGGACGAGTGGGGGACGGGCTTCGCCTCCAACGTGGACATGAGCGTGGGGCCGGACGGCGCGCTCTACGCGCTGGGGTACACCAACGGCGTGGTGCGCCGGGTGACGCCCACGGCCACCGGCCAGAAGCTGGTCGTGTCCGGGCTCAACCTGCGCCTGATGGAGGGCGGGCGCGCGGCCTTCACCGTGCGGCTGGCCCGGGCCCCCACCGCGCCCGTGACGGTGAGCGTGGCGCGGGCCCTGGGCGGCTCCGAGGACCTGCGCCTGTCAGGCGGTGGCACCCTCACCTTCTCCCCCGCGAACTGGAGCACGCCGCAGGTCGTGGTGCTCGAGGCGATGGAGGACGCGGACGCGGAAGCCGACGTCGCCACCTTCACCGTGGCCTCGGAGGGACTGACGGCCGAGTCGGTGGTGGCCACCACCATCGACACCAACTCGACCCGGCTGGTGCTGTCCACCACCCGGCTCTCCGTGCCCGAGGGCGGCACCGCCACCTTCGACGTGTCCCTGTCCCTGCGGCCCTCGTCGACCGTCACCGTCACCGTGGCGAACACCCAGGGGGATCCGGACCTCACCGTGGCCTCCGCGTCCACGCTCAGCTTCACGACGTCCAATTGGAGCACCCCGCAGACCGTCACGCTCCGGGCGTCGCAGGACGCGGACAACGTGGATGGCACGGCCACCATCACGCTCGCCATGCCCGGCCTGGACGCGCGCACGCTGGAGGCCGTGGAGGCGGATGACGAACCGCTCCAGCCCACCATCACCTCCACGCCCGTCACCACCGCCATCGCGGGGAGCAACTACCGCTACGACGTGGAGGCAGTGGGCCGGCCGCAGCCCACGTATTCGCTGGAGGGCACAGTGCCTCAGGGTATGAGCATTGACGCGACCACCGGCCTCATCACCTGGACGCCGTCGGTGGCGGGCACCGTGGACGTGCGCGTGCGGGCGGCCAACGGCGTGTCGCCGGACGCGGAGCAGACCTTCACCCTCACCACGAAGGCGGATGAGCCGCCGCGCGCCATCCTCATCCGTCCCACCCAGGGCGAGCGCGTGTCCGGCGCCACGGCGGAGTTCTTCGGTGAGTGCGAGGACGACGTGGGCTGCACCGGCGCCGGGTTCTACGTGGACGGCACGCAGGTCTACACGGACGTCAATGCGGACAACCGCTTCTACTTCGGTGGCGCGCCTGCCCTCTGGGACACCACGGGCCTCTCCCCGGGCCCGCACACCCTGCGCTTCGTGGTGGTGGACACGCAGGGCGCGACCGCGGAAGCCACGGTGACGGTCTGTGTCGGGGACGGAAGCTGCGAGGCGGGCGGGCCGGATGCCGGCACCGACGCGGGCACGGAGAACCCGGACGCAGGCACGGAGAACCCGGACGCGGGCACGGAGAACCCGGACGCGGGCACGGTCAACCCGCTGCCCGAGGACGACTCCGGCTGCGGCTGCGGCGCGGCCCCGGTCGCCCCGCTCGCGTGGATGGCGCTCGTCGCGCTGGCCACCCGTCGCAAGCGGTCGCGCGCGAGCTGA